One region of Mycolicibacterium insubricum genomic DNA includes:
- the ipdF gene encoding (5R,7aS)-5-hydroxy-7a-methyl-1-oxo-2,3,5,6,7,7a-hexahydro-1H-indene-carboxyl-CoA reductase — protein sequence MDLTVAPKEIDGHGLLAGKVVVVTAAAGTGIGSATARRALAEGADVVVSDHHERRLAETRDELAALGLGRVEAIVCDVTSTAAVDALIAGAAESMGRIDVLVNNAGLGGETPVIDMTDDEWDRVLNVSLTSVMRATRAALRYFRDAGHGGAIVNNASVLGWRAQHSQSHYAAAKAGVMALTRCSAIEAVEHGVRINAVSPSIARHKFLEKVSSADLLDRLAGGEAFGRAAEPWEVAATIAFLASDYASYLTGEVISVSSQHP from the coding sequence ATGGATCTGACGGTCGCACCGAAGGAAATCGACGGCCACGGCCTGTTGGCCGGCAAGGTCGTGGTGGTGACCGCCGCCGCGGGCACCGGCATCGGCTCGGCAACAGCCCGGCGGGCTCTGGCCGAGGGGGCCGACGTCGTGGTCTCCGACCATCACGAGCGGCGCCTCGCCGAAACCCGCGACGAACTGGCCGCGCTGGGCCTGGGCCGGGTGGAAGCCATTGTCTGCGATGTCACTTCGACGGCGGCGGTCGACGCGCTGATCGCGGGGGCGGCCGAATCGATGGGTCGTATCGACGTACTTGTCAACAATGCCGGACTGGGCGGGGAGACCCCGGTGATCGACATGACCGACGACGAGTGGGACCGCGTGCTCAACGTATCGCTCACCTCGGTCATGCGGGCCACCCGCGCGGCGCTGCGGTACTTCCGCGATGCGGGCCACGGCGGGGCGATCGTCAACAACGCCAGCGTGCTCGGTTGGCGGGCCCAGCATTCCCAGTCGCACTACGCGGCGGCCAAGGCCGGCGTGATGGCGCTGACCCGATGCAGCGCGATCGAGGCCGTCGAGCACGGAGTGCGGATCAACGCGGTCTCTCCGAGCATCGCACGTCACAAGTTCCTGGAGAAGGTGAGTTCGGCCGACCTGCTGGACCGGCTGGCCGGCGGTGAGGCATTCGGCCGGGCTGCCGAACCGTGGGAGGTCGCGGCCACCATTGCGTTCCTGGCCAGCGACTACGCGAGTTATCTGACCGGAGAGGTCATCTCGGTCTCCAGCCAGCACCCGTGA
- the ipdE1 gene encoding acyl-CoA dehydrogenase IpdE1, which yields MIGVQEFRAEVREWLADNLVGEFAQLKGLGGPGREHEAFEERLAWNRHLAAAGLTCLGWPVEHGGRGLTVAHRVAFYEEYAHANAPDKVNHFGEELLGPTLIAFGTPAHQERFLPRILDVTELWCQGYSEPGAGSDLANVATTAELDGDSWVINGQKVWTSLAHWAQWCFVVARSEKGSKRHAGLSYLLVPLDQPGVDVRPIVQLTGDSEFNEVFFDNARTDASLVVGEPGDGWRVAMGTLTFERGVSTLGQQIRYARELSGIVELARENGTIDDPLTRERLTRAWVGLRGMRAYAMATMDNERPGQDNVSKLLWANWHRGLGELAMDVLGKPGLVLEGGASPDFNEWQRLYLFSRSDTIYGGSNEIQRNILAERVLGLPREVKG from the coding sequence GTGATTGGGGTCCAGGAGTTCCGGGCAGAGGTCCGCGAGTGGCTCGCCGACAACCTCGTCGGTGAATTCGCGCAGCTGAAGGGCCTCGGCGGCCCAGGGCGTGAACACGAGGCATTCGAGGAACGACTGGCCTGGAACCGGCATCTGGCGGCGGCGGGGCTGACCTGCCTGGGCTGGCCGGTCGAGCACGGCGGCCGCGGGCTGACCGTCGCGCACCGCGTCGCGTTCTACGAGGAGTACGCCCACGCCAACGCCCCGGACAAGGTCAACCACTTCGGTGAGGAACTGCTCGGTCCCACGCTGATCGCCTTCGGCACCCCCGCCCACCAGGAGCGTTTTCTGCCGCGCATCCTCGACGTCACCGAACTGTGGTGCCAGGGCTACTCCGAACCGGGTGCGGGCAGCGATCTGGCCAACGTCGCGACCACCGCCGAGCTCGACGGCGACTCCTGGGTGATCAACGGGCAGAAGGTGTGGACCTCGCTGGCGCACTGGGCGCAGTGGTGCTTCGTGGTGGCCCGCAGCGAAAAGGGCTCCAAGCGGCACGCCGGTCTGTCCTACCTGCTGGTACCGCTGGATCAGCCGGGTGTCGACGTCCGGCCGATCGTGCAGCTGACCGGCGACTCGGAGTTCAACGAGGTCTTCTTCGACAATGCGCGCACCGACGCTAGCCTGGTCGTCGGGGAACCCGGCGACGGATGGCGGGTGGCGATGGGCACCCTGACCTTCGAACGCGGTGTCTCCACCCTCGGTCAGCAGATCCGTTACGCGCGTGAACTTTCCGGGATCGTCGAACTGGCCCGCGAGAACGGGACGATCGACGACCCGCTGACCCGGGAGCGGCTCACCCGGGCCTGGGTGGGGCTGCGCGGCATGCGCGCCTACGCCATGGCCACCATGGACAACGAGCGGCCCGGGCAGGACAACGTGTCAAAACTGCTGTGGGCCAACTGGCATCGCGGTCTCGGTGAGTTGGCGATGGATGTGCTCGGCAAGCCGGGACTGGTGCTCGAGGGTGGTGCATCCCCGGACTTCAACGAATGGCAACGGTTGTACCTGTTCTCCCGCTCGGACACCATCTACGGCGGATCCAACGAGATCCAGCGCAACATTCTCGCCGAGCGCGTGCTCGGCCTGCCCCGGGAAGTGAAAGGCTGA
- the fadD3 gene encoding 3-((3aS,4S,7aS)-7a-methyl-1,5-dioxo-octahydro-1H-inden-4-yl)propanoate--CoA ligase FadD3, with product MTTVAQTTPAALDLVARDRPDQLAIISDDRTLTFADVRDEVRRAAAAMIGLGLGAGDRVGIWSPNSWHWVIAALATHWAGGIVVPLNTRYTAAEATDILARVDAPLLITAGTFLGADRSAALDRSELPELRHIVRIPVEANDGDWDAFVARGSDPALLAAADARAAAIRPEDPSDILFTSGTTGRSKGVVCAHRQSLSGAAAWAACGQMTGADRYLCINPFFHNFGYKAGILACLQTGAALIPQLTFEPEAAMAAVARHRVTVLPGPPTIYQMLLDHPRRGDHDLSSLRFAVTGAATVPVVLIERMQTELDIDIVLTAYGLTEASGFGTMCRADDDAVTVATTCGRPIAGFELRIDAPAGAGEVLLRGPCVMLGYLDDPDATAAAIDADGWLHTGDIGTVDAAGNLTITDRLKDMYISGGFNVYPAEVEQVLARLPGVAEVAVIGVPDERLGEIGKAFVVTLPGAELDEAAVVAHARANLANFKTPRTVEFLDTLPRNPGGKVVKPLLRERA from the coding sequence ATGACGACCGTCGCGCAGACGACGCCCGCGGCGCTCGACCTCGTCGCCCGGGACCGCCCCGACCAGCTCGCAATCATCAGCGACGACCGGACGCTCACCTTCGCCGACGTGCGCGACGAGGTACGCCGGGCCGCCGCCGCGATGATCGGCCTCGGCCTCGGAGCGGGCGACCGGGTCGGCATCTGGTCACCCAACAGCTGGCACTGGGTGATCGCCGCACTGGCCACGCATTGGGCCGGCGGGATCGTCGTACCGCTGAACACCCGCTACACCGCCGCCGAGGCCACCGACATCTTGGCCCGGGTCGACGCGCCACTGCTGATCACCGCCGGGACGTTCCTCGGCGCCGACCGCTCGGCCGCACTCGACCGGTCCGAACTGCCGGAGCTGCGCCACATCGTCCGCATCCCCGTCGAGGCGAACGACGGCGACTGGGATGCCTTCGTGGCGCGCGGCAGCGACCCGGCGTTGCTGGCCGCTGCCGACGCCCGCGCCGCCGCGATCCGTCCCGAGGACCCGTCGGACATCCTGTTCACCTCGGGCACCACCGGCCGTAGCAAGGGCGTGGTGTGCGCGCACCGCCAGTCGCTGTCCGGCGCGGCGGCCTGGGCGGCTTGCGGACAGATGACCGGCGCCGACCGCTACCTGTGTATCAACCCGTTCTTCCACAACTTCGGTTACAAGGCGGGCATCCTGGCCTGTCTGCAGACCGGGGCGGCACTGATTCCGCAGCTGACCTTTGAGCCGGAGGCCGCGATGGCCGCGGTGGCCCGGCACCGGGTGACGGTGCTGCCCGGCCCGCCGACCATCTACCAGATGCTGCTGGATCACCCCCGCCGCGGCGACCACGATCTGTCCTCGCTGCGCTTCGCGGTGACCGGGGCGGCCACGGTTCCGGTGGTGCTGATCGAACGCATGCAGACCGAGCTCGACATCGACATCGTGCTGACGGCCTACGGCCTGACCGAGGCCTCCGGGTTCGGCACCATGTGCCGGGCCGACGACGACGCCGTCACCGTCGCCACCACCTGCGGGCGGCCGATCGCCGGGTTCGAGCTGCGCATCGACGCGCCCGCCGGCGCCGGCGAGGTTCTGCTGCGGGGGCCGTGTGTGATGCTGGGGTATCTCGACGATCCCGACGCCACTGCGGCCGCCATCGACGCCGACGGCTGGCTACACACCGGTGACATCGGAACCGTGGACGCCGCAGGCAATCTCACCATCACCGACCGGCTCAAGGACATGTACATCAGCGGCGGGTTCAACGTGTACCCGGCCGAGGTGGAACAGGTGCTGGCCCGGCTGCCCGGTGTCGCCGAGGTGGCGGTGATCGGGGTGCCGGACGAACGGCTCGGCGAAATCGGCAAGGCGTTCGTCGTGACGCTGCCGGGCGCCGAGCTGGATGAGGCGGCCGTCGTCGCGCACGCCCGGGCGAACCTGGCCAACTTCAAGACTCCGCGGACGGTGGAGTTCCTCGACACCCTGCCCCGCAATCCGGGCGGCAAGGTCGTCAAACCACTGCTGAGGGAAAGGGCCTGA
- a CDS encoding acyl-CoA dehydrogenase family protein: MDLAFDEETENFRTEVREFLAAHRDDFPTESYDTAAGFEQHRRWDKILYEAGLSVISWPAEYGGRDATLLQWVVYEEEYFAAGAPGRASANGTSMLAPTLFAHGTPEQLRRVLPKMASGEEIWAQAWSEPESGSDLASLRSTATKVDGGWKLNGQKIWSSRAPFGERGFGLFRSDPTAQRHHGLTYFMFDLHARGITVRPIHQLGGETGFGEIFLDDVFVPDEDVIGEPHQGWRAAMSTSSNERGMSLRSPARFTSAADRLVELWKSQPDGHIRDIFTDRVADAWIKAQAYRLQTFGTLTRLAGGGELGAESSVTKVFWSQLDVDIHQTALDLRGPDAELAGPWTDGYLFALGGPIYAGTNEIQRNIIAERLLGLPREPK; this comes from the coding sequence ATGGACCTCGCATTCGACGAAGAGACCGAGAACTTCCGCACCGAGGTGCGCGAGTTCCTGGCCGCGCACCGCGACGACTTCCCCACCGAGTCCTACGACACCGCAGCGGGATTCGAGCAGCATCGACGCTGGGACAAGATCCTCTACGAGGCCGGGCTGTCGGTGATCTCCTGGCCCGCCGAGTACGGCGGCCGCGACGCCACGCTGCTGCAGTGGGTGGTCTACGAGGAGGAATACTTCGCCGCCGGCGCGCCCGGCCGGGCATCGGCCAACGGCACCTCCATGCTGGCGCCGACCCTGTTCGCCCATGGCACCCCCGAGCAACTGCGCCGGGTGCTGCCGAAAATGGCCAGCGGCGAGGAGATCTGGGCCCAGGCGTGGTCGGAACCCGAGTCCGGCAGCGACCTGGCCTCGCTGCGGTCCACCGCTACCAAGGTCGACGGGGGCTGGAAACTCAACGGCCAGAAGATCTGGAGTTCGCGGGCCCCGTTCGGTGAGCGGGGGTTCGGGCTGTTCCGGTCCGACCCGACCGCGCAGCGTCACCACGGGCTGACCTATTTCATGTTCGACCTGCACGCACGGGGCATCACCGTGCGGCCGATCCATCAGCTCGGCGGCGAGACCGGGTTCGGGGAGATCTTCCTCGACGACGTGTTCGTGCCCGACGAAGACGTGATCGGCGAACCCCACCAGGGCTGGCGCGCGGCGATGAGCACGTCCAGCAACGAGCGCGGCATGTCGCTGCGCAGCCCGGCGCGGTTCACCTCTGCCGCCGATCGGCTGGTGGAATTGTGGAAGTCCCAGCCGGACGGCCACATCCGCGACATCTTCACCGACCGGGTGGCCGACGCCTGGATCAAGGCGCAGGCCTACCGGTTGCAGACCTTCGGGACCCTCACCCGGCTGGCCGGCGGCGGTGAGCTCGGCGCGGAGTCGTCGGTCACCAAGGTGTTCTGGTCGCAGCTCGACGTGGACATCCACCAGACCGCGCTGGACCTGCGCGGCCCGGACGCCGAGCTGGCCGGCCCGTGGACCGACGGTTACCTGTTCGCCCTGGGCGGACCGATCTATGCCGGTACCAACGAGATTCAGCGCAATATCATCGCCGAGCGGCTGCTCGGTCTACCGCGGGAGCCCAAATGA
- a CDS encoding acyl-CoA dehydrogenase family protein: protein MNFELDEQQRDFAASIDAALGAADVPSAVRAAGDGDIAPMAAVWSTLTDLGVPALMVAEEYDGIGAHPVDLAVACERLGYWCVPGPVAESIAVAPILLAKDERSTALAAGELIVTAAIAPDQPRAVNADFAGLTLVGADGRVGEAAVGERHASVDPSRALFDVTPAGKDWSADTERAAAFGALATSACLIGAAQAMLDTSVAYAKQRSQFGRVIGSYQAIKHKLADIHIAVELARPLVYGAALALADDATTTRRDVSAAKTAAADAGLLAARNSLQTHGAIGFTQEHDLSLLLLRTQALRAAWGDPTLHRRRVLEELADHE from the coding sequence ATGAACTTCGAGCTGGATGAGCAGCAACGGGATTTCGCGGCCAGCATCGACGCCGCACTGGGCGCCGCCGACGTCCCGTCGGCCGTGCGGGCCGCCGGCGACGGTGACATCGCACCGATGGCCGCGGTGTGGTCGACACTGACCGACCTTGGAGTTCCGGCCCTGATGGTGGCCGAGGAGTACGACGGGATCGGCGCGCACCCGGTCGACCTGGCGGTGGCCTGCGAGCGACTGGGCTATTGGTGTGTGCCCGGGCCGGTGGCCGAATCCATCGCTGTGGCACCGATTTTGCTGGCGAAAGACGAGCGCAGCACAGCGCTGGCCGCCGGTGAACTGATCGTCACCGCCGCGATCGCCCCCGATCAGCCGCGCGCGGTCAACGCGGACTTCGCGGGTCTGACCCTGGTCGGCGCCGACGGGCGGGTCGGCGAGGCCGCCGTCGGCGAGCGGCACGCCTCGGTGGATCCGTCCCGCGCGCTGTTCGACGTCACCCCCGCCGGGAAGGACTGGTCGGCCGACACCGAGCGGGCGGCCGCATTCGGCGCGCTGGCCACCTCGGCCTGCCTGATCGGTGCGGCCCAGGCCATGCTGGACACCTCGGTCGCCTACGCCAAGCAGCGCAGCCAGTTCGGCCGGGTGATCGGCTCCTACCAGGCGATCAAGCACAAGCTCGCCGATATCCACATCGCCGTCGAGTTGGCCCGCCCGCTGGTCTACGGAGCCGCGTTGGCCCTGGCCGACGATGCCACCACCACCCGTCGGGATGTTTCGGCGGCCAAGACCGCGGCCGCGGACGCCGGACTGCTGGCGGCCCGCAACTCGTTGCAGACCCACGGGGCGATCGGCTTCACCCAGGAGCACGACCTGTCCCTGCTGTTGCTGCGGACCCAGGCGCTGCGCGCCGCCTGGGGCGATCCGACCCTGCACCGGCGCCGCGTATTGGAGGAACTGGCCGACCATGAGTGA
- the ipdE2 gene encoding acyl-CoA dehydrogenase IpdE2, with the protein MSEERALLIQTVRDLVGKHAGPEAVRAAMASPKGYDERLWQLLCEQVGAAALVVPEDLGGAGGALADAAAVLTELGRNLVPTPLLGSTLAELALLAGQPVDADAREKLEALAAGESIGAVVFDPEYVVNGDIADVVIGADSGVLTRWVDFEATAQPTMDATRPLAKLRAIQTTALGADPGLGDLARLLVAAEAVGAATRCLELTVEYTKERVQFGRPIGSFQALKHRMADLYVLVQTAGAVVDSCLDDPSAESAALAFVTATEAFSAVAAEAIQLHGGIAITAECDIQLYFKRAHANSQLFGTVGAALAQLEPVALTTA; encoded by the coding sequence ATGAGTGAAGAACGCGCCCTGCTGATTCAGACCGTGCGTGACCTGGTCGGCAAACATGCCGGCCCGGAGGCGGTGCGGGCGGCGATGGCCTCACCGAAGGGCTACGACGAGCGACTGTGGCAGCTGCTGTGCGAGCAGGTCGGCGCGGCGGCCCTGGTGGTGCCGGAGGATCTCGGTGGCGCCGGCGGCGCCCTGGCCGACGCCGCGGCGGTGTTGACCGAACTCGGTCGCAATCTCGTCCCCACCCCGCTGCTGGGTTCCACGCTGGCCGAGTTGGCGTTGCTGGCCGGTCAACCGGTGGACGCCGATGCCCGGGAGAAACTGGAGGCCCTGGCCGCCGGGGAGTCGATCGGCGCGGTGGTCTTCGACCCGGAGTACGTGGTCAACGGGGACATCGCCGACGTGGTGATCGGCGCCGACTCCGGTGTGCTGACCCGGTGGGTGGACTTCGAGGCGACTGCGCAGCCGACGATGGACGCCACCCGCCCGTTGGCGAAGCTGCGGGCGATCCAGACGACGGCGTTGGGCGCCGATCCCGGGCTGGGCGATCTTGCGCGGCTGCTGGTGGCCGCCGAGGCGGTCGGTGCCGCCACCCGCTGTTTGGAGCTGACCGTCGAATACACCAAGGAGCGGGTGCAGTTCGGCCGGCCGATCGGTAGCTTCCAGGCACTCAAGCACCGGATGGCCGATCTGTACGTGCTGGTGCAGACCGCCGGGGCGGTGGTCGACAGCTGCCTGGATGACCCGAGTGCCGAGTCCGCGGCGCTGGCGTTCGTCACCGCGACGGAGGCGTTCTCGGCGGTGGCCGCCGAGGCCATTCAGCTGCACGGCGGGATCGCGATCACCGCCGAATGCGATATCCAGCTGTATTTCAAACGTGCGCACGCCAATTCGCAGCTGTTCGGTACCGTCGGTGCCGCGTTGGCGCAGCTGGAACCGGTCGCCCTGACGACCGCGTAG
- a CDS encoding pyridoxal phosphate-dependent aminotransferase: MDVWLAAAERQCTHGDLVNLSAGQPSAGAPEPVRAAAAAAITANELGYTVALGIPELRAAIAGSYRRYGLSVDAEDVVVTTGSSGGFLLAFLACFDAGDRVAFASPGYPCYRNILSALGVEVVELPCGPQTRFQPTVAMLEAAGRLDGVIVASPANPTGTVIAPAELAAIAAWCDANDVRLISDEVYHGLVYDGAPATSCAWETSRSAVVANSFSKYFAMTGWRLGWLLVPEELRRAVDCLTGNFTICPPVLSQIAAVAAFTPEAIAEADGHLRHYGANRERLLTGLREIGIDRIAPPDGAFYVYADVSAFTDDSMAFGARLLAETGLAVAPGIDFDTRNGNRFIRLSFAGPAADIDEALRRLGPWLP; encoded by the coding sequence ATGGACGTCTGGTTGGCGGCCGCGGAGCGTCAGTGCACCCACGGCGACCTGGTCAACCTGTCGGCCGGCCAGCCCAGCGCCGGTGCGCCCGAACCGGTTCGCGCGGCAGCGGCGGCCGCGATCACCGCGAACGAACTCGGATACACCGTGGCCCTGGGCATTCCGGAGTTGCGCGCGGCGATCGCCGGGTCCTACCGGCGGTACGGGCTGAGTGTGGACGCCGAGGACGTGGTGGTCACCACCGGTTCCTCCGGTGGGTTTCTGCTGGCGTTCCTGGCCTGCTTCGATGCCGGTGACCGGGTGGCGTTCGCCAGCCCGGGCTACCCCTGCTACCGCAACATCCTGTCCGCGCTCGGTGTCGAGGTGGTGGAACTGCCCTGCGGCCCGCAGACCCGGTTCCAGCCGACGGTGGCGATGCTGGAGGCAGCGGGTCGGCTGGACGGCGTGATCGTCGCCAGCCCGGCCAATCCCACCGGCACCGTCATCGCGCCGGCCGAGCTGGCCGCGATCGCCGCCTGGTGCGACGCCAACGACGTCCGGTTGATCAGCGACGAGGTGTACCACGGCCTGGTGTACGACGGCGCCCCGGCGACCAGCTGCGCCTGGGAGACCTCGCGCAGTGCCGTGGTGGCCAACAGTTTCTCCAAGTACTTCGCGATGACCGGCTGGCGCCTCGGCTGGCTGCTGGTGCCCGAGGAGTTGCGCCGGGCGGTGGACTGCCTGACCGGCAACTTCACCATCTGCCCGCCGGTGCTGTCGCAGATCGCCGCGGTCGCCGCGTTCACCCCGGAGGCGATCGCCGAGGCCGACGGCCACCTGCGGCACTACGGCGCGAACCGGGAGCGGTTGTTGACCGGGCTGCGGGAGATCGGCATCGACAGGATCGCCCCGCCCGACGGCGCGTTCTACGTGTACGCCGACGTATCCGCCTTCACCGACGACAGCATGGCCTTCGGCGCCCGATTGCTGGCCGAGACCGGCCTGGCCGTGGCCCCGGGCATCGACTTCGACACCCGCAACGGCAATCGCTTCATCCGGCTGTCGTTCGCCGGGCCGGCCGCCGATATCGACGAGGCGCTGCGCCGCCTGGGCCCCTGGCTCCCCTGA